The Camelus ferus isolate YT-003-E chromosome 4, BCGSAC_Cfer_1.0, whole genome shotgun sequence genome has a segment encoding these proteins:
- the PPP3R2 gene encoding calcineurin subunit B type 2 yields MGNETSYPVEMCSHFDQDEIKQLSKRFKKLDLDKSGTLSVEEFMSLPELQENPLVQRVIDIFDTDGNGEVDFREFILGTSQFSVRGEEEQKLRFAFNIYDMDKDGYISNGELFQVLKMMVGDNLEDWQLQQLVDKTIIAVDKDGDGKISFQEFSAVVGGLEVHKKLAAIF; encoded by the coding sequence ATGGGAAATGAGACCAGTTACCCGGTGGAGATGTGCTCCCACTTTGACCAAGATGAAATTAAACAGCTGAGCAAGCGGTTTAAGAAGCTGGACTTGGACAAATCGGGCACCCTGAGCGTGGAGGAGTTCATGTCCCTGCCCGAGCTGCAGGAGAACCCGTTGGTGCAGCGAGTGATCGACATCTTCGACACTGACGGCAACGGAGAGGTGGACTTCAGGGAGTTCATCCTGGGGACCTCCCAGTTCAGTGTCAGGGGAGAAGAGGAGCAGAAGCTGAGGTTTGCTTTCAACATCTACGACATGGACAAAGACGGCTACATTTCCAACGGGGAGCTCTTCCAGGTGCTGAAGATGATGGTGGGGGACAACCTGGAAGACTGGCAGTTGCAGCAGCTCGTGGACAAAACCATCATCGCGGTGGACAAGGACGGCGACGGCAAAATATCCTTCCAGGAATTCAGTGCTGTGGTCGGAGGCCTGGAAGTCCACAAGAAGTTGGCGGCAATTTTTTGA